The nucleotide sequence CTCGATGCATCCGCGGCGGTCGTGACCGGCGGGACGGCCGACCGCGCGGTCGCGGGCGAGGCGGCGACCGTTCTCGACGCGATGGGCGCGACCGTCGAGGTGATCGAGGACGTCGGCGTCGCACACCTCGGCAGGATCCTCGACCACCTCGACGCCCTCCGCGCGGCGGACGTCCTCGTCGTCGTCGCGGGGCGCGAGGGCGCGCTGCCGACGGTCGTCGCCGGGCTCGTCGACACGCCGGTCATCGGCGTTCCGGTCTCGACCGGATACGGACACGGCGGCGAGGGTGAAGCCGCACTCGCGGGGATGCTGCAGTCCTGTACGGTCGTCTCGGTCGTCAACGTCGACGCCGGGTTCGTCGCGGGAACCCAGGCGGGACTCATCGCGCGCGCGGTGAGCGACGCCCGGGATGAAACCGACGACCGGGACGAAACTGCCAAAACAGACTAATAGGGCTTCTCGCGTGCGCGGGAAGCCATATATGCGTCGCGCCCGTAGCGTGGGGCACCGGCAAATGGTGG is from Halobellus sp. LT62 and encodes:
- the larB gene encoding nickel pincer cofactor biosynthesis protein LarB: MREVLEAVAAGELSPAEAEARLAGYVTTEAGRFDAAREQRRGAPEGILAEGKTPDEIADLATTALDSTGRALLTRVSEADVEAVEEAVAETVDLEYDARAGTLVVRRADYEPPTLDASAAVVTGGTADRAVAGEAATVLDAMGATVEVIEDVGVAHLGRILDHLDALRAADVLVVVAGREGALPTVVAGLVDTPVIGVPVSTGYGHGGEGEAALAGMLQSCTVVSVVNVDAGFVAGTQAGLIARAVSDARDETDDRDETAKTD